Part of the Virgibacillus necropolis genome, TCTAATTCCTTTGCTTGATAGCTCGTGTTCACAGTTACTAAAACTGCACCCATTTTGCCAGTAGCAAATTGAGATGTGATCCATTCGGGTTTGTTATCAGCCCAAATAGCAACATTTTCACCTTTTTGAATACCTAGTGACATAAATCCTTTTGCTGCTTGATTTACCATGCCATCGAATTCTTTATACGTTTTACGGAGATTTAGCTCTGGATACACGACAGCTTCTTGATTCGGATACAAATTCACTTGTTTCTCTAGTAATTCTCCTACGGTTAGATTTAATAAAGTCATGAATTTCCCCCTCTCAATTGGTTTTTAAAGACCTAATTGTCGAGCAATTACTAACCGTTGTATTTCGGAAGTACCCTCACCAATTTCCATTAGTTTTGCATCGCGTAAGTATCGTTCTACTTCATATTCACGCATGTAACCATAACCACCATGAATTTGTATTGCTTGGTTTGCAGCTCTTGTAGCCGTTTCGGTTGCAAATAACTTTGCATAAGCGGATTCTCTAGTAAAAGGCTTACCTTGGTCTTTTAACCAAGCGGTTTTATGAATCATATTACGTGCCAATTCTATTTCCATTGACATATCTGCCAGTTTAAATTGAATTGCTTGGAAATTGGAAATAGATTTACCAAATTGTTTGCGTTCTTTTGAATAAGCTAATGCTTTATCAAGAGATGCTTGCGCAATTCCTAGTCCTAATGCTGCAATGGAAATACGTCCACCATCTAATGTATGCAAAAATTGCTTGAAGCCTTTTTGCGGATCACCTAGCAGGTTTTCTTTTGGTACACGAACGTCCTGTAATACAATTTCGGCTGTATCAGAACCACGAACACCCATCTTGTCATAATTATTTGTAATCGTAATACCATCCACATCTGTTGGCACAATTATTGCACTTATAATATTTTTGCCACGGTCATCTTTTCCAGTAACCGCTGTAACAATAATAGTCGCAGCAAAGCTAGCATTAGTGATGAAACATTTTTCTCCATTTATAATGAAGTTATCACCATCTGATACCGCGGTTGTCTTTGTTCCAGCTGCATCTGATCCAGCATTCGGCTCCGTTAATCCGAATGCTCCAAGAGACT contains:
- a CDS encoding acyl-CoA dehydrogenase family protein, giving the protein MNFELTKEQLMIKKMVRDFAEEVIRPRAIDIDVKAEFPEDIFKQIGELGLLGIPFPEEYGGSGGDTISYALAVEEIGRVCGSTGLSYAAAVSLGASPIYYFGTEEQKKKYLTPLAEGKSLGAFGLTEPNAGSDAAGTKTTAVSDGDNFIINGEKCFITNASFAATIIVTAVTGKDDRGKNIISAIIVPTDVDGITITNNYDKMGVRGSDTAEIVLQDVRVPKENLLGDPQKGFKQFLHTLDGGRISIAALGLGIAQASLDKALAYSKERKQFGKSISNFQAIQFKLADMSMEIELARNMIHKTAWLKDQGKPFTRESAYAKLFATETATRAANQAIQIHGGYGYMREYEVERYLRDAKLMEIGEGTSEIQRLVIARQLGL